The Oceanibaculum indicum P24 nucleotide sequence GGCGGCGGCGGAGATGGTCGGCGAGTATGGCTATGCCGAGGCGTCGATTTCCCGCATCACGGCGCGGGCCAAGGTGGCGCAAGGTACCTTCTACAATTATTTCGACTCGCGGCAGGATCTGTTCGACCAGTTGCTGCCGGCGCTCGGCGAGAAGATGCTCGCCTATATTCGCAGCCGGATGGGCGAGGCGACCGGTCCGGAACGCGAGGAGCGGCGCATCCGCGCCTATTTCGACTTCCTGCGCGACTATCCGGAATTCTACCGCATCCTGTATGAGGCTGAGACGCTGGCGCCGAAGGCGCACCGCCAGCATATCGACGCGATCGCCGGCGGCTATGCCCGCGCGCTTTCGCGCAGCTGGGAACGCGGCGAGATGCCGGGCTACGAAAAGCGCGAACTGGAAGTGGTCGCCTTCATGCTGTTGGCAGCGCGCGGCTATCTGTCCATGCGCTACGGCTTTAGCGGGGATCGCCCCGGCGCAATGCCGGAATGGGTGATCGAGGCCTATATGAAGTTTGTCCGGCACG carries:
- a CDS encoding TetR/AcrR family transcriptional regulator, with the translated sequence MSATKEKEQQTDKPRRRSRAERSEETRQALFQAAAEMVGEYGYAEASISRITARAKVAQGTFYNYFDSRQDLFDQLLPALGEKMLAYIRSRMGEATGPEREERRIRAYFDFLRDYPEFYRILYEAETLAPKAHRQHIDAIAGGYARALSRSWERGEMPGYEKRELEVVAFMLLAARGYLSMRYGFSGDRPGAMPEWVIEAYMKFVRHGLYDAQAPGSKPT